GGGCGCGGGGTGGTAACGAGCACCGGCATGCTGACGCAGATCGGGCTGATCGCCACGATGCTGCAGTCGGTGCAGCAGGAGGACACCCCGCTGCAGCGCCGTCTCAACCAGTTGGGAAAGGCGCTGGGCTGGGGAACGTTGGCCATCTGTGCGGTGGTCTTCCTCGTCGGCTGGCTGCGCGGCCTGCCGCCGCTAGAGATGTTCATCATTGCCGTCAGCCTGGCCGTGGCGGCTGTGCCGGAAGGCCTGCCGGCGGTGGTCACCGTGACCCTGGCGCTGGGCATGCGCGAGATGATCGCCCGCCATGCGCTGATCCGCCGCCTGTCGTCGGTCGAGACCTTGGGCTCGACCACGGTGATCTGCTCGGACAAGACTGGCACCTTGACCCAGAACCAGATGACCGTCACCCGAGCCTGGGTCGACGGGGCGATGATCGATGTTGGAGCGGGGTCAGCCGACGGGCGCGCCGTGCTACAGCAGTTGGGTCGACCGGTTGAGCTGCAAACGATGCCGGCGCTGGCTACGGCGCTGTGGGTGGCGCTGCTAGCCAATGACGCGGTGCTCGAGCCGGGAGAGGACGATAGCTCGGCGCCGCGCCTGGTGGGTGATCCAACGGAGGCGGCGCTGCTACTGGCTGCCGTGCGCGCCGGAGCCGATCCGGCGGCGATGGGGCTGGCCTATCCGCGCATCCAGGAGGTGCCCTTCGACTCTGGCCGCAAGCGGATGACCACTATCCACACCGTGCGCGATCCACATCCGGAGGACCTGGGTCCGTTCTATGACACCTCGCGGCGCGAGCATACGCTGATCGCCATCAAGGGCGCGCCGGACATCGTGCTCGGGCTGTGTACGCGGCGACAGACGACCGACGATCGTGTGGCCTCCCTGGAGGCTGCCGACCGCCAGCGTGTGCTCCAGGCCAACGACCGGATGACGCAGGATGCCCTACGCGTTCTAGCGGTTGCCTACCGGGTGCAGGATGAGGCGGTGTCGGAAGTGCGCGCCGAGGCAATCGAGCGCGACCTGATCTTCGTCGGCCTGTTCGGCATGATCGATCCGCCGCGCCCCGAAGTGCCGGCGGCCATCCAGCTGGCCCGGCGCGCCGGCTTGCGCTCGGTGATGATCACCGGGGACTTCCCGACGACCGCTCGCGCCATCGCCGAACAGATCGGCCTGATCAGCCCTGGGCATGGCGTGATCACCGGACACGACCTGGACGAAATGGACGACACGGCGCTGGCGGCGGCCGTGATGCAGAACGACGTCTACGCCCGGGTCTCACCGGAGCACAAGACGCGTATCGTCGAGGGATTGAAGGCGAATGGGCATGTGGTCGCCATGACCGGCGACGGGGTGAACGATGCCCCGGCGCTCAAGCGAGCGGATATCGGTGTCGGGATGGGGATTACCGGCACGGATGTGGTCAAGGAGACCGCCGATATGGTGCTGACCGACGACAACTTCGCTAGCATCGTCGCCGCCGTCGAACAGGGCCGCATCATCTACGCCAACATCCGCAAGTTCGTCTTCTACCTGATTTCGTGCAACCTGGCGGAGATCGCGGTCATCTTCGTCGCCGTGTTGGCCGGCCTGCCTTCGCCCCTCACGGCGATCCAGCTATTGTGGCTCAACCTGATCACCGACGGCGCCCCGGCGCTGGCGCTGGGCGTCGAGCGCGGCGATCCCGACATCATGAATCAGCCGCCGCGTCCGCCCTCGGAGCCGATCATCAATCGGGAGATGCGCCTGCACGTGGGGATCCAGACGATCGCCAAGGCCGCCGCCACGCTGACCGCCTACGGGGTAGGCCTGCACCTGCACCCGGAGCAGCCCGAGTTCGCCGAGACGATGGCCTTTGCCACCCTGGCGCTGTCGGAGTTGCTGCGAGCCTACACCTCACGCTCCGAACGGTACTCGGTGTTCAAGATCGGCATCTTCTCCAACCGGGCAATGAACTATGCGGTGCTGCTCTCGCTGGCGCTGACGCTTCCGTTGATCTATGTGCCTGCCCTGCAGCCGATCTTCGACACCGTGGCGCTGGGGTGGAGCCAATGGGCGTTGATCCTTCCGCTGGTTGCCCTGCCGGCCGTCGTGCACGAGCTGACCAAGTGGGGGATTCGAGGCGGGGTCATCCTGCGATGAAGTCTGAGCTGAGGCGCTTTACCCGCGGCTCGATCCTGGGATGTCCCCCGGCTGCCCAGCCCGGGTGACCCGCGGACTCCCTCAACAGCCCGCTTGCCGTCTGCCGCGCCTCGGCTTGCGCCCGTCGGAGCGTCCAACGACCTGAGTTCGCCTGGGCTG
This portion of the Anaerolineales bacterium genome encodes:
- a CDS encoding cation-translocating P-type ATPase, producing MTTAFSLDDPADDQPSGTSQVWHTLEGSAVLQALHTSPQDGLTPEEARSRLQAHGPNELAEAPRPGLLHNLIAQFNSFLVIVLIVAAAISAVLGDWIEAAVILAIVVLNAVLGVIQEHRAEQALTALRRLSAPEAHVIRGGHRQIVTAGELVPGDIVLLEAGNYVPADLRLIESVNLRIEEAALTGESVPVEKDAGVVLLQDINLGDRRNTAFMGTLVSYGRGRGVVTSTGMLTQIGLIATMLQSVQQEDTPLQRRLNQLGKALGWGTLAICAVVFLVGWLRGLPPLEMFIIAVSLAVAAVPEGLPAVVTVTLALGMREMIARHALIRRLSSVETLGSTTVICSDKTGTLTQNQMTVTRAWVDGAMIDVGAGSADGRAVLQQLGRPVELQTMPALATALWVALLANDAVLEPGEDDSSAPRLVGDPTEAALLLAAVRAGADPAAMGLAYPRIQEVPFDSGRKRMTTIHTVRDPHPEDLGPFYDTSRREHTLIAIKGAPDIVLGLCTRRQTTDDRVASLEAADRQRVLQANDRMTQDALRVLAVAYRVQDEAVSEVRAEAIERDLIFVGLFGMIDPPRPEVPAAIQLARRAGLRSVMITGDFPTTARAIAEQIGLISPGHGVITGHDLDEMDDTALAAAVMQNDVYARVSPEHKTRIVEGLKANGHVVAMTGDGVNDAPALKRADIGVGMGITGTDVVKETADMVLTDDNFASIVAAVEQGRIIYANIRKFVFYLISCNLAEIAVIFVAVLAGLPSPLTAIQLLWLNLITDGAPALALGVERGDPDIMNQPPRPPSEPIINREMRLHVGIQTIAKAAATLTAYGVGLHLHPEQPEFAETMAFATLALSELLRAYTSRSERYSVFKIGIFSNRAMNYAVLLSLALTLPLIYVPALQPIFDTVALGWSQWALILPLVALPAVVHELTKWGIRGGVILR